A genomic region of Arachis stenosperma cultivar V10309 chromosome 9, arast.V10309.gnm1.PFL2, whole genome shotgun sequence contains the following coding sequences:
- the LOC130947746 gene encoding protein DETOXIFICATION 14-like, which yields MEEGLLLKPKGEEKGSLGTITWSVLAKEIKGVGYLALPMITVNLSTYFLQIISIMMVGHLGKLALSSTAIATSLCAVSGFSVIFGMSCALETLGGQAYGAKQYRRFGVQIYTSIVALSLACVPLSLLWICLGKIMVLCGQDPLISQEAGKFAVCLIPALFAYASLHTLIRYFLMQSLIFPLVMSSCVTFFFHIAFCWILVFEFQLGNLGAAFSLGISYWLNVILLGLYMKFSAQCEKTRAPISMELFHGLGEFLCYAVPSAGMICLEWWSFELLTLLSGLLPNPELEASVLSICYSITTTIYTMPEAIGSAASTRVSNALGAGSPKEARVAVVAAMTLAGSQALLVSSIIFGCRNIIGYVFSYEQDVLDYVTDMAPLICVSIILDTLHGTLSGIARGCGWQQLGTYVNLGAYYVLGIPLAAILGFWVQLRGKGLWIGIMSGAFCQTILLSLITSCTNWEKQALKTRERVFEGRFFVEHALV from the exons ATGGAAGAGGGTCTCTTGTTGAAGCCAAAAGGAGAAGAAAAGGGTTCTTTAGGAACCATAACATGGAGTGTGTTGGCAAAAGAGATTAAGGGTGTTGGTTATTTAGCACTGCCTATGATAACTGTCAACTTATCTACCTATTTTCTTCAGATAATTTCAATTATGATGGTTGGTCATTTGGGAAAGCTTGCTCTCTCTAGCACAGCTATTGCTACCTCTCTTTGTGCTGTCTCTGGCTTCAGTGTTATT TTTGGAATGTCATGTGCATTGGAAACTTTAGGTGGCCAAGCCTATGGAGCAAAGCAATATAGAAGATTTGGTGTTCAAATCTACACTTCTATTGTAGCTTTGAGTCTAGCTTGTgttcctctctctcttttatgGATCTGTTTGGGGAAAATAATGGTTTTGTGTGGCCAAGACCCTTTGATTTCACAAGAAGCTGGAAAATTTGCTGTGTGCCTTATTCCTGCTCTATTTGCTTATGCTTCACTTCACACCCTCATTCGCTACTTTTTGATGCAGAGTTTGATCTTTCCTCTTGTTATGAGTTCTTGTGTCACTTTTTTCTTTCACATAGCTTTCTGTTGGATACTTGTTTTTGAGTTCCAACTAGGTAACTTAGGAGCAGCATTTTCTCTTGGCATTTCATATTGGTTGAATGTGATTTTGCTTGGACTATATATGAAATTCTCTGCTCAGTGTGAAAAGACTCGTGCTCCAATCTCGATGGAACTATTCCATGGGCTTGGAGAGTTCTTGTGCTATGCCGTTCCATCTGCTGGAATGATTTG CCTTGAATGGTGGTCATTTGAGCTTCTCACTTTGCTTTCTGGGCTTCTACCAAATCCAGAGCTTGAAGCTTCAGTTCTGTCCATATG TTACTCAATCACCACGACAATCTACACAATGCCAGAAGCAATTGGCTCCGCAGCAAG CACTAGAGTTTCAAATGCATTGGGAGCTGGAAGTCCAAAAGAGGCACGAGTGGCAGTCGTAGCTGCCATGACTCTTGCAGGCTCACAGGCTCTTTTGGTGAGCTCAATCATTTTTGGGTGCCGAAATATTATAGGTTATGTTTTTAGCTATGAGCAGGATGTGTTGGATTATGTCACGGATATGGCTCCCTTAATATGTGTCTCTATTATATTAGACACTTTACATGGTACTCTTTCAG GTATTGCTAGAGGATGTGGTTGGCAGCAATTAGGAACATATGTGAACCTTGGAGCTTATTATGTTTTAGGAATTCCACTTGCTGCTATATTAGGTTTTTGGGTACAGTTGAGAGGAAAAGGCTTGTGGATTGGAATAATGAGTGGTGCCTTCTGCCAAACAATTTTACTTTCTCTCATTACAAGTTGTACAAATTGGGAAAAACAG